A part of Entelurus aequoreus isolate RoL-2023_Sb linkage group LG03, RoL_Eaeq_v1.1, whole genome shotgun sequence genomic DNA contains:
- the LOC133645767 gene encoding E3 SUMO-protein ligase ZBED1-like, whose protein sequence is MPCIAHVIQRSITVSLADSGFVPALAKCRKIVGHFKHSPANLTELNAEQVKLGQQQEPLIQDVPTRWNSTLEMVKRIIPNQAAIKATLDQQQHNLVMLTPAEWDKLQRLETLLEPCRYVTQILGGEAYVSCSVVLPALCHLHRVMETSDEDPAYMIRFKTKFKDDLGSRQEHTNNAWLKIATALDPRFKDLKSVPKADREEVWTKLGGLLRESPGRPSHTTEDGPPKKKMNLLLQLGSDSESDEEVQPDRALHRYRAEPTIEMTDCPLQWWSSHAGAHDKLAPLARKYLATPASSVPCERLFSLAGHIVQKKRSALLSENVDKLVCLSNWLKDE, encoded by the exons atgccctgtatcgcgcacgtcatacagagaagcatcactgtgagtctcgctgacagcggatttgttcctgcattagccaagtgtcgcaagattgtgggacattttaaacacagcccggcaaacttaacggagctgaatgcagagcaggtgaaactcggacagcagcaggagccactgatccaagacgttccaacgcggtggaattccacacttgaaatggtcaaacgcatcatccccaatcaagcagcaataaaagcaaccctggatcaacagcagcataatctcgtcatgctgacgccagcagaatgggataaactccagagactggagacccttctagagccctgccg gtatgtgactcagatcctgggtggggaggcctacgtctcctgctcagtggtactacctgccctctgccacttacaccgtgtaatggaaacttctgatgaggaccctgcatacatgattagatttaagaccaaattcaaagacgacctaggctcccgccaagaacacaccaacaatgcatggctcaagattgcaaccgcactggacccacgttttaaggacttgaaaagtgtgcccaaggcagacagagaggaggtgtggaccaaacttggaggccttctgcgtgaatcacctggaagaccttcacacactactgaagatgggccacccaagaagaaaatgaaccttcttctacagctgggctcagattcagaatcagatgaagaggtacagcctgacagagccttacacaggtacagagcagagcccaccattgaaatgacggactgtcccttgcagtggtggtcatctcatgcaggagcccatgacaagctggctccgttggctcggaaatatctagccactcctgcatcctcagttccctgtgaaagactcttctcacttgccggtcacattgtgcaaaagaagcggtcagctttactctcagaaaatgtggacaaattggtttgcctcagtaactggctaaaggatgaatag